A part of Liolophura sinensis isolate JHLJ2023 chromosome 1, CUHK_Ljap_v2, whole genome shotgun sequence genomic DNA contains:
- the LOC135481813 gene encoding small ribosomal subunit protein mS31-like has protein sequence MPIRVLLRGLSGCQLLSCRAAQVKPSVFRLLHTTVVCWKSKSKKYSGSENNNADGDIDPDLKDAVQNVADSLPGDAEKTASDLLSQLRIHSTPSVPSESDTGDSKPVPSLGDLFSGMKIEKAQRDRQRSPLKAGSRGWQPRTQDGRGSFSHKALFEGPGLGIFSKKSDNQEVSLQVTEESLWDVVEREELEKLTRTPPTNAFEEMIQLTNEGKLWQFPINNEQGMYEEAKYGFQDHVFFDDLLEDFPQKGPVRHFMELVTTGLSKNPYLSVPQKREHIQWFRDYFRDKKHILDETIDSSNIQ, from the exons GCTTTCCTGTCGAGCAGCACAAGTGAAACCTTCTGTGTTCAGGCTTTTGCATACAACAGTTGTATGCTGGAAGTCCAAGTCGAAGAAATACAGTGGATCTGAAAATAATAATGCAGA CGGTGACATTGATCCTGATCTGAAAGACGCTGTCCAAAATGTTGCCGACTCACTCCCTGGTGATGCAGAGAAAACTGCTTCAGACTTGCTGTCACAACTGAGGATTCACTCCACACCCTCTGTACCATCAGAGTCCGACACTGGTGACTCAAAACCAGTGCCAAGTCTGGG GGACCTGTTTTCTGGGATGAAGATTGAGAAGGCCCAACGAGACAGACAAA GAAGTCCATTAAAAGCTGGTTCTAGGGGATGGCAACCTCGTACTCAAGATGGCAGGGGAAGTTTTTCTCA CAAAGCCCTGTTTGAGGGACCAGGTCTTGGTATCTTTTCAAAGAAGTCAGATAACCAGGAAGTTAGTCTACAAGTCACAg AAGAGAGTCTCTGGGATGTTGTAGAAAGAGAAGAACTGGAGAAACTGACAAGGacgcctcccaccaatgctttTGAAGAAATGATACAGCTGACAAATGAGGGAAAGCTGTGGCAGTTCCCAATAAATAATGAACAAG GAATGTATGAAGAAGCTAAATATGGATTCCAGGACCATGTGTTTTTCGATGACCTTCTTGAAGACTTTCCCCAGAAAGGTCCAGTTAGACATTTCATGGAACTGGTGACAACAGGACTGTCCAAAAACCCATATTTGTCGGTTCCTCAGAAGAGAGAACATATCCAGTGGTTTAGAGACTACTTCAGAGACAAAAAACACATATTGGATGAAACTATCGATTCATCAAACATTCAGTAG